The Quercus robur chromosome 7, dhQueRobu3.1, whole genome shotgun sequence genome has a segment encoding these proteins:
- the LOC126690923 gene encoding UPF0481 protein At3g47200-like, translating into MEHVISMEFDSRKGIRREAGETCSGATEEVQTQNIAIETTKLEERFKTVMEARKNSVSQSRTPKIQKVIFLLRDHKDFKKYFEPRMVSLGPIHHGKENYQLAEKHKLVLTSEFIKDSGKTIQEVYKKVEENIKELRECFEEEVTEKYDDEALAWLLFVDGCAILQYIYCATSLNNKFKELSIKNDCVAFGHQDLFLLENQLPYSLLEWLMSLSKMKDELKNSIDNFIEKFVTVPNDQYSNCCLKWLSEKLWQRVLKQQQGDSCYSQKSQDQAISVDIREPKPIHLLDKLRTSLLAKQGRQRVPKIDPTSQNDDWQSYRNVQELQAAGIYLKRSKNDSLSLSDIYFSTLFPCFGFLWLPPIKVDDSTGPMFFNLIAYEMCPDFDNDYGVTSYISFLDSLIDEANDVKELRKAGVLHNLLGSDQEVAQLFNEIGTDLVPNTKIYLEVRSSIQKYYKNKFLTWTSQVIHDHFSSPWTIIAFIAALFALILSTLQTWYTVPWLNELL; encoded by the coding sequence ATGGAGCATGTTATTTCCATGGAGTTCGATTCGAGGAAGGGTATCAGAAGAGAAGCCGGTGAAACATGCAGCGGCGCCACTGAGGAGGTCCAAACACAGAACATTGCAATCGAAACTACCAAGCTGGAAGAAAGGTTCAAAACAGTGATGGAGGCTAGAAAAAATTCAGTCAGTCAATCTCGAACACCAAAGATACAAAAGGTTATATTCTTGCTGCGAGATCACAAGGATTTCAAGAAGTACTTTGAGCCTCGAATGGTATCACTGGGCCCTATCCATCATGGTAAGGAAAACTACCAGCTAGCAGAGAAGCACAAGCTTGTATTGACATCTGAGTTCATTAAAGATAGTGGCAAAACTATACAAGAAGTATACAAGAAGGTTGAGGAGAATATCAAGGAATTGAGGGAATGTTTTGAGGAAGAGGTGACCGAGAAATATGATGATGAGGCACTCGCTTGGCTGTTGTTCGTGGATGGCTGTGCAATACTACAGTACATATACTGTGCTACTAGTCTTAACAACAAGTTCAAGGAGCTGAGTATAAAAAATGATTGTGTAGCCTTTGGACATCAGGATTTGTTTTTGCTTGAGAATCAGCTTCCCTATAGTCTCCTCGAATGGTTGATGAGCTTGAGTAAGATGAAAGACGAGTTGAAAAACTCGATTGATAATTTCATTGAAAAGTTCGTTACGGTACCAAACGATCAGTATTCAAATTGCTGCCTAAAATGGTTATCAGAGAAACTCTGGCAGAGAGTATTGAAGCAGCAACAAGGAGACAGCTGTTACTCACAGAAGTCACAAGATCAAGCAATATCAGTGGATATTAGAGAGCCCAAGCCCATCCATCTTCTCGACAAACTAAGGACAAGTCTCTTGGCTAAGCAAGGCAGACAACGGGTTCCTAAAATCGACCCAACGAGTCAAAACGACGATTGGCAATCCTATCGCAATGTTCAGGAGCTTCAAGCAGCAGGTATCTACTTGAAACGCAGTAAAAATGATAGCTTGAGTCTGAGTGACATATATTTTAGTACATTATTCCCTTGTTTCGGATTTCTTTGGCTTCCTCCAATTAAAGTAGATGACTCAACCGGGCCCatgtttttcaatttgattGCCTACGAGATGTGCCCGGATTTCGACAATGATTATGGGGTCACCTCTTACATATCCTTCCTCGATTCCCTCATTGATGAAGCCAACGACGTTAAGGAGCTAAGGAAAGCAGGGGTGCTTCATAACCTTCTCGGCAGCGACCAAGAAGTGGCTCAACTCTTCAACGAGATAGGCACCGACTTGGTGCCCAACACCAAAATATATTTGGAGGTCAGATCCAGTATACAGAAGTACTACAAGAACAAGTTCTTGACCTGGACATCTCAAGTCATTCACGACCATTTCAGTAGCCCCTGGACGATCATAGCTTTCATTGCCGCGCTTTTTGCACTTATTCTCAGTACTTTACAAACTTGGTACACGGTCCCCTGGCTTAATGAACTGTTATAA